The Saliniramus fredricksonii genome segment AGAAGCCGCTTCGCCGTGACATCGAGCGTTTCGCGGTTGGCTTCGAGCAGCGCGACCGTGCGGGCGAAAGCCTCGTCGATGATGGCACGCACCTCCGCATCGACGGCATCGGCGGTCGCCGCGCCGTAATCATGGCCATTGCCATAGCCATAACTCCCCGGCACCACATAACCACGCTGCTCCTTCTCGAGCGCGACATGGCCGAGCTTCTCCGACATGCCGTAGCGGGTGACCATGGCGCGGGCAATGTCGGTAATCCTGGCGAGATCGTCGGAAGCGCCGGTGGAGAGATGCCCGAAGACGACCCACTCCGCCGCCCTGCCCCCGATCAGTACCGCCATCTTGTCGAGAAGTTCTTCCCGCGTCATCAGGAAGCGATCCTCGGTCGGGCGCTGGATGGTGTAGCCGAGCGCACCCACGCCACGCGGAATGATCGAGACCTTGTGGACCGGGTCGATCCCGGGCAGCGCAAGTGCGACCAGCGCATGGCCCATCTCGTGATAGGCGACGACCTCGCGTTCCCTTGGATTGAGCAGCCGGTTACGCTTTTCCAGCCCCGCGACGATACGCTCGATGGCGTTGTTGAAATCATCAAGCGTCACCGAATCCGCCTTGCGGCGGGTGGCAAGCAGCGTCGCCTCGTTGACGAGATTGGCCAGATCCGCGCCCGTGAACCCGGGCGTCAGCGCCGCGACTTTCTCCGGATCCACATCATCGGCAAGTTTCGCCTTTTTCATATGGACGCGCAGAATCTGCGCGCGACCGATCTTGTCGGGCCGGTCGACCAGCACCTGCCGGTCGAATCGCCCGGCGCGCAGTAGCGCCGGATCGAGGATTTCGGGGCGGTTGGTCGCCGCCAGCAGCACCACGCCGATCGAGGCATCGAACCCGTCGAGTTCGACGAGCAGCTGGTTGAGCGTCTGCTCCTTCTCGTCATGCCCGCCCATGCTGGGCCCCGCGCCGCGCGCTCGCCCGAGCGCGTCGAGCTCGTCAATGAAGATGATCGCCGGCGCGTGCTTGCGGGCCTGCTCGAACAGATCGCGCACCC includes the following:
- the ftsH gene encoding ATP-dependent zinc metalloprotease FtsH, producing the protein MDKKTQFNIWYWVAAFAGLMLLQFFLTTGQVAQISYSEFEQYLREGRITQVEVSERHLRGNLDPPLAGGENQFSTVRVEPEIVDRLAEHQVEVVGRIEDTFLRDLLSWMLPLLLFIGIWIFLLRRMAGGMGGGMMQIGKSKAKIYVQTDTKVSFDDVAGVDEAKDELKEIVDFLKDPVDYSRLGGHMPKGVLLVGPPGTGKTLIARAVAGEAQVPFFSISGSEFVEMFVGVGAARVRDLFEQARKHAPAIIFIDELDALGRARGAGPSMGGHDEKEQTLNQLLVELDGFDASIGVVLLAATNRPEILDPALLRAGRFDRQVLVDRPDKIGRAQILRVHMKKAKLADDVDPEKVAALTPGFTGADLANLVNEATLLATRRKADSVTLDDFNNAIERIVAGLEKRNRLLNPREREVVAYHEMGHALVALALPGIDPVHKVSIIPRGVGALGYTIQRPTEDRFLMTREELLDKMAVLIGGRAAEWVVFGHLSTGASDDLARITDIARAMVTRYGMSEKLGHVALEKEQRGYVVPGSYGYGNGHDYGAATADAVDAEVRAIIDEAFARTVALLEANRETLDVTAKRLLAEETLDADALKGMVGKLHRVPA